The following proteins are encoded in a genomic region of Bos javanicus breed banteng chromosome 20, ARS-OSU_banteng_1.0, whole genome shotgun sequence:
- the ICE1 gene encoding little elongation complex subunit 1 isoform X1 encodes MSFPAFPNQWPTPISIMNYNYTCLCTACRNLNEYVDALITLKQKIINTDNLLTEYQKKCDELQFARRENSTLHHQVEQMLQKISPLQKCQEELGFLKAELEEKKSSLKLYQDTHQEYARVKEECLKTDAQKKKLEAKVKKLEEAAVKQTQDFKQLRNEKKILEKEFKKTQERLDEFSKQKNERELRHIGTQISSDSYGSIDKRKVKLLLKELWLCINTTHRLPGEGGRYIPEKPAREYCRSIEFGEDGVPPAAGGSPIRTSAVQTCLAELSMEIEGDFSACEDVGGAAGRDNGLSQEDTSPKAVAWRSEAQGPGFDEDLQAAVDFFRLPPPLLSPVPSPPLASPPHLGVSPSLFAPEPFGEGANSSDYESAPCRNSEPVSKEDPPEAQDHCGLSGEKKGAGAWEEQPHTREAALALSAGTTLGFGTFAANLQEPAASFAFAREQLWTVSSELGSGREKGVVDKLGRHREVGQKDRLVPTVWTCPRAPGGKPAETLLGGLAREEGTAHGRSDPRPPPLGLQPLREPRAPDGKTLLSPWIESPKLELARWTLIDGTASESGRQSASGHFQGQPRALEKERGATQGCVSEGPPTPGTAGLSLGDAWSCSSASGASPCCGHPPSPSGLEDGGGPTIPPAVGPPRPCGSEQTGPAAGVTAVEVPPEPPGCSSGGARLESSFPTLSPMSGTSDPFGQRSGPLGCAAFVKDLSDARLLPQPPFPSRSSFPPRSAFPGAAGIGLAAGQALRVELSPARTGFRASPGPVSSLVRSGFGFGRSASWHHSDLLRRGSEARPRAVWSSEGGGSASVFTSEDRGPAAPRAPTSVLPNQVSVITRQARPGPAQPARPESPAPHGDARASWLACGAQHGGERGDTKSSARSPASGAPASWGRLDFDAPSGSFPVENSHHPTDCKSSFFSENIPVPNRDAVTGTTVQEEAQKQSPGLLATGVDTASLDVDKCPDTDLTLSRGFPAGDAVRCPGAALAVSQSAPALQRGLKERLLLESESPGCAPLEGLGAAETASPRPAPCCYSGIREAGGGDTEVEESEAPSSSEGEPEPDPALEPDLHSAPRARGWGAGPAEAGPSVEVGSLTSALQDFNISTLSEMDRLSTSEVVMFLESCQLRDYSSADSVSECSSKGTLNRGMKEELKPSGPSGEGYGSQLCEEEALETSEEWVESEEDDCPLRGQLPRCSLETLSEVLTRLGQELQASQEDSEAEEAAGLLLFRGPERATAEHLQQQLPPLDTAITASPTPRASAHTQGGSPTCAEPGRENTQSTPEGRVDAVRPAGNREEVQSEPEEPSVPNADPGAGPGEVRLQCQISTVTSEVINVLINKDQNLVIEKGDNWTIINGVTLMPELGQVILCDAPEAAPLSTHPEELAAGFLLVPPLERSPEAGRPGSPLQEPPCGRSAAGTQEDISSSGQSGNFDKSRLRNRPVKPSVRISSEIYDQNFESQAAPFDHTYCNSKLEPLGKNKNRSKVSNRDQSNKPVRTPASGRVETIEREVSPSFSGDRGHGRPQRSHTHTILATADTSTPADCCVDTLSKIRQEVGPPLPPLLAPLIATPPRTSRLASPLISSSSPSSPLSPLCPTSPSSEPPAPPVTSPLPEEPGPCSPLCASPSPSSAPAGDRVLSSPLQFCAATPKHALPVPGRLPPLAPAHPAVAAPPENSVKILDTMYPELSARARTLNILKGNIQLTRGPPANRKGLPGPVGALAGFQAIASSSTAFVKAGGSSGSDGKQDKVGGLGPPQDLAGKRTLSASAPRSAKRLRLDNGSPEPEPTPEGMGCSSWTDLPQAAAPSTEDNRHPLPASQSPSSPEETAESPNRAITEALRKIGEATFDLLPVIRSHVYVGNISTKPVMRDQEKDVVYEFSTTKKHLAESLLHSILSELKSQKMSVEHNYIHALCRVYVGVCRQLGDLERARLFCYGLLKEDFPESEKLTLFIANMWHDVFISQSVINKAMQLVARQRAKGEVLNCLRAFLNWEKNAPVDVGFMVSKLLLTIQLCPKTEFQPSVRFGEDLSDSTWEYVCAIDLLCCHQKWVWTHDNIISKELWPVMDKWIKYRKGHANVAYTPDIIVASVLRLIGRLGQLGLKEGFPSAVKNISTVIGMFIQHAQDEDIPWGVQLAAVYALCDLSPSNPAEISKILEAWRRETARSVPAAVLGALDEVGALCAEGRG; translated from the exons AGTTCTCTAAAGTTGTATCAGGACACTCATCAGGAATATGCTCGTGTGAAAGAAGAATGCTTAAAAACTGATGCTCA GAAGAAGAAGCTAGAAGCCAAAGTGAAGAAGCTGGAAG AGGCTGCTGTCAAGCAAACTCAGGACTTCAAGCAactaaggaatgaaaagaaaatacttgaaaaggAATTTAAGAAGACACAG GAAAGACTTGATGAATTTtctaaacagaaaaatgaaaggg AACTGAGACATATTGGAACACAAATTTCAAGTGATTCTTACGGAAGCATCGATAAAA GGAAGGTAAAACTGCTTCTGAAGGAGCTCTGGCTGTGCATCAACACCACACACAGACTCCCGGGTGAGGGTGGCAGATACATCCCAG AAAAACCTGCCCGAGAATACTGCAGATCCATAGAGTTCGGGGAAGATGGGGTGCCCCCTGCAGCAGGTGGCAGTCCCATCCGCACCTCGGCAGTGCAGACGTGCCTGGCAGAACTGTCCATGGAGATTGAGGGTGACTTCTCTGCCTGTGAGGATGTGGGTGGAGCAGCAGGTCGCGACAACGGCCTCTCTCAAGAGGACACGAGTCCCAAGGCTGTGGCGTGGAGGAGCGAGGCTCAGGGCCCTGGTTTCGACGAGGACCTCCAGGCTGCGGTCGACTTCTTCAGGCTGCCCCCGCCTCTGCTGTCCCCAGTGCCCTCCCCGCCGCTGGCATCGCCGCCTCACCTGGGTGTCTCACCCTCTCTGTTTGCACCT gaaCCCTTTGGAGAGGGTGCCAACTCCAGCGATTATGAGTCAGCCCCATGTAGGAACTCGGAGCCTGTGTCCAAAGAAGATCCGCCTGAGGCCCAGGACCACTGTGGCTTAtctggagagaagaaaggagcTGGAGCCTGGGAGGAGCAGCCCCACACCCGCGAGGCCGCCCTGGCTCTCAGTGCAGGGACCACGCTCGGCTTTGGCACCTTCGCAGCAAACCTGCAGGAGCCCGCAGCTTCATTCGCCTTTGCTCGGGAGCAGCTCTGGACTGTGTCCTCTGAGCTCgggagtgggagagagaagggCGTTGTGGACAAGCTGGGCAGACACAGAGAGGTCGGGCAGAAGGACAGGTTGGTGCCCACAGTGTGGACATGTCCCAGAGCCCCGGGCGGCAAGCCTGCTGAGACGCTGTTGGGCGGCCTAGCTCGAGAGGAGGGCACGGCTCATGGTCGGTCAGACCCGCGTCCCCCTCCCCTGGGCCTGCAGCCGCTCAGGGAGCCCAgggcacctgatgggaagacccTGCTGTCCCCATGGATCGAATCACCCAAGTTAGAGCTGGCCAGGTGGACACTCATTGATGGAACTGCTTCTGAATCGGGGCGGCAGTCAGCCTCTGGTCATTTCCAGGGACAGCCTagagccttggagaaggaaagaggagccACGCAGGGGTGTGTTTCAGAAGGGCCCCCCACCCCGGGAACCGCGGGGCTCAGCCTGGGAGATGCCTGGTCTTGCTCCTCGGCCTCAGGCGCCTCCCCTTGCTGTGGCCACCCCCCGTCTCCCTCGGGGCTGGAGGATGGCGGTGGTCCCACCATTCCCCCTGCAGTTGGCCCTCCccgcccttgtggctcagagcagACCGGGCCCGCTGCCGGGGTGACTGCGGTGGAGGTGCCCCCCGAGCCCCCGGGGTGCTCCTCAGGAGGGGCCCGTCTCGAGAGCAGCTTCCCGACTCTGAGCCCCATGTCGGGCACGTCCGATCCTTTTGGTCAGAGGAGCGGCCCGCTGGGATGCGCAGCCTTTGTGAAGGACTTGAGTGATGCCCGCTTGCTCCCGCAGCCTCCGTTCCCTTCACGCTCATCGTTCCCCCCGCGCTCAGCGTTCCCAGGAGCCGCTGGCATTGGGCTGGCTGCTGGGCAGGCACTGAGAGTGGAGCTCTCGCCGGCTCGGACAGGTTTCAGAGCGTCGCCGGGGCCTGTGTCCAGCTTGGTCAGGAGCGGCTTCGGCTTTGGCAGGAGCGCTTCCTGGCACCACAGTGACCTCTTGCGGCGGGGCAGTGAGGCGAGGCCCCGGGCCGTATGGTCCTCAGAGGGCGGCGGGTCGGCGTCCGTGTTCACCAGTGAGGACCGTGGACCCGCTGCTCCCCGGGCCCCCACGTCCGTGCTGCCCAATCAAGTATCAGTGATCACCAGGCAGGCGCGGCCTGGCCCCGCGCAGCCTGCCCGCCCGGAGTCCCCAGCGCCCCACGGCGACGCCCGGGCCAGCTGGCTGGCGTGTGGAGCGCAGCATGGCGGGGAGAGGGGGGACACGAAGAGCAGCGCCCGGAGCCCTGCCTCAGGAGCCCCCGCCTCCTGGGGAAGGTTAGATTTTGATGCTCCAAGTGGTTCTTTCCCAGTAGAAAATTCCCATCATCCTACAGACTGTAAATCCTCATTCTTTTCTGAGAACATCCCGGTCCCAAACCGGGATGCTGTGACGGGCACCACGGTGCAGGAAGAGGCGCAGAAGCAGAGCCCTGGTCTCCTGGCCACAGGCGTGGACACGGCCAGCTTGGATGTGGATAAATGTCCAGACACGGACCTGACTCTCTCCAGAGGTTTTCCTGCTGGAGATGCAGTCAGGTGCCCTGGGGCGGCTCTGGCGGTTTCACAGTCCGCACCTGCCCTACAGCGTGGCCTGAAGGAACGCCTGCTCCTGGAGTCTGAGAGTCCTGGCTGCGCGCCTCTTGAAGGCCTGGGTGCTGCCGAGACCGCATCTCCACGCCCTGCCCCATGCTGTTACAGCGGCATCCGGGAGGCAGGCGGAGGCGACACCGAGGTGGAGGAGAGCGAGGCGCCCAGCAGCAGCGAGGGGGAGCCCGAGCCCGACCCCGCTCTGGAGCCGGACCTGCACAGCGCCCCCAGGGCCCGCGGGTGGGGTGCAGGGCCTGCAGAGGCTGGGCCTTCCGTCGAGGTGGGCTCCCTGACCTCAGCTCTGCAGGACTTCAACATCAGCACGCTGTCTGAGATGGACAGACTGTCCACGTCCGAGGTCGTCATGTTTCTTGAAAGCTGTCAGCTGAGAGACTATAGTTCAGCGGACTCCGTTTCAGAATGTTCTAGCAAAGGAACACTGAATAGAGGAATGAAAGAGGAATTGAAGCCCAGTGGACCATCAGGAGAAGGGTATGGAAGTCAGCTCTGTGAAGAGGAAGCACTGGAGACCTCTGAAGAGTGGGTGGAGTCGGAGGAAGACGACTGTCCTTTGCGGGGTCAGCTCCCTCGCTGCTCCCTGGAGACGCTGTCCGAGGTGCTCACCAGGCTCGGGCAGGAGCTGCAGGCCAGCCAGGAGGACAGCGAGGCGGAGGAGGCCGCAGGGCTGCTCCTCTTCAGAGGGCCTGAGCGCGCGACGGCAGAGCACCTCCAGCAGCAACTCCCACCTCTGGACACAGCCATCACCGCCTCACCCACACCGAGGGCCAGCGCGCACACTCAGGGCGGGTCTCCCACCTGTGCTGAACCTGGCCGTGAAAACACGCAAAGCACTCCTGAGGGCCGCGTGGACGCGGTAAGGCCGGCGGGCAATCGGGAAGAGGTCCAGTCAGAACCCGAAGAGCCCTCGGTCCCCAACGCTGacccgggggcggggcctggagagGTGAGGCTCCAATGTCAGATCTCCACGGTGACCTCTGAGGTCATCAATGTGCTCATCAACAAGGATCAGAACCTAGTCATTGAGAAAGGGGACAACTGGACCATCATCAACGGGGTGACGCTCATGCCGGAGCTGGGCCAGGTGATCCTGTGTGACGCCCCGGAGGCCGCCCCCCTTTCCACCCATCCGGAAGAGCTGGCAGCTGGTTTCCTTTTGGTTCCTCCCCTGGAGAGGTCTCCAGAGGCTGGTCGCCCTGGCTCACCTCTTCAGGAGCCCCCATGTGGCCGCAGTGCGGCTGGAACCCAGGAGGATATCTCAAGCAGCGGGCAGAGTGGTAACTTTGATAAAAGTCGTTTGCGAAACAGACCCGTTAAACCCAGCGTGAGGATCAGCTCCGAGATATATGATCAGAACTTCGAGTCGCAGGCTGCTCCGTTCGATCACACTTACTGTAACTCGAAACTGGAGCCACTGGGCAAAAATAAGAATCGATCAAAGGTTTCAAACAGAGACCAGTCCAACAAGCCAGTCAGGACTCCGGCATCAGGCCGCGTTGAGACCATTGAGCGCGAAGTCTCTCCGTCTTTCTCAGGGGACAGAGGTCATGGAAGACCCCAAAGAAGTCACACGCACACCATCCTGGCCACCGCCGACACGTCCACACCCGCAGACTGCTGCGTGGACACGCTGAGCAAGATCCGGCAGGAGGTGGGGCCCCCGCTGCCCCCGCTGCTGGCCCCCCTGATCGCCACGCCGCCGAGGACGTCCCGCCTGGCATCTCCCCTCATCTCCAgctccagcccctcctctccaCTGTCCCCGCTCTGCCCAACGTCCCCGTCGTCCGAGCCCCCGGCACCTCCTGTGACGTCCCCGCTGCCGGAGGAGCCGGGGCCCTGCTCTCCTCTGTGTGCCTCCCCGTCGCCGTCGTCTGCGCCGGCCGGGGACAGGGTCTTGTCGTCCCCGCTGCAGTTCTGCGCAGCGACCCCAAAGCACGCCCTCCCAGTGCCCGGCCGCCTGCCCCCACTTGCACCCGCCCATCCTGCGGTGGCAGCGCCCCCGGAGAACTCTGTGAAGATCCTGGACACCATGTACCCAGAGCTGTCCGCCCGGGCCCGCACCCTCAACATCCTCAAAGGGAACATCCAGCTCACACGTGGCCCTCCGGCGAACCGTAAGGGCCTGCCGGGGCCCGTGGGTGCCCTCGCAGGCTTCCAAGCCATCGCTTCCAGCTCCACCGCCTTTGTGAAGGCAGGGGGCAGCTCTGGCAGTGATGGCAAGCAGGACAAGGTGGGCGGCCTGGGGCCTCCGCAGGACCTGGCTGGGAAACGGACACTGTCTGCCAGTGCACCGAGGAGCGCCAAGAGGCTGCGCCTGGACAACGGGTCCCCAGAGCCGGAGCCCACCCCGGAGGGCATGGGCTGCAGCTCCTGGACGGACCTCCCCCAGGCTGCAGCCccaagcacagaggacaacaggCATCCTCTCCCGGCCTCGCAGTCCCCCTCCAGCCCTGAAGAAACCGCGGAGTCCCCCAACAGAGCCATCACAGAGGCCCTGAGAAAGATCGGGGAGGCGACCTTTGACCTGTTACCTGTCATCCGGAGTCACGTGTACGTGGGAAACATCTCCACAAAGCCGGTGATGCGAGACCAGGAGAAGGACGTTGTCTACGAGTTCAGCACCACAAAAAAG CATTTAGCAGAGAGCTTGCTTCACTCTATCCTCTCAGAGCTGAAGAGTCAGAAGATGTCCGTGGAGCACAATTACATCCACGCGCTCTGCAGGGTGTACGTGGGGGTCTGCCGGCAGCTGGGTGATCTGGAGAGGGCGCGCCTCTTCTGCTACGGCCTGCTCAAGGAAG aTTTTCCAGAGTCTGAGAAATTGACTTTGTTCATTGCAAACATGTGGCATGATGTATTTATCTCTCAGTCTGTGATTAATAAGGCGATGCAGTTGGTAGCCAGGCAGCGCGCCAAGGGAGAAGTTCTGAACTGTTTGCGTGCCTTCCTCAATTGGGAGAAG AATGCACCTGTAGATGTTGGCTTCATGGTTTCTAAGCTGCTTTTGACCATACAGTTATGTCCAAAAACAGAATTTCAGCCCAGTGTGAGGTTTGGGGAAGACCTGAGTGACAGCACTTGGGAGTACGTATGTGCCATCGACCTGCTCTGCTGCCATCAGAAGTGGGTCTGGACGCATGACAACATCATCAG cAAGGAGCTGTGGCCTGTAATGGATAAGTGGATAAAGTATAGGAAAGGACATGCGAACGTCGCCTACACTCCCGATATCATCGTAGCGTCAGTACTGAGGCTCATCG